One Mobula birostris isolate sMobBir1 chromosome 4, sMobBir1.hap1, whole genome shotgun sequence DNA window includes the following coding sequences:
- the commd2 gene encoding COMM domain-containing protein 2 — MLLVLSDEHKEHLGFLTRVDAAVVGEFCRIAVEFLKKGSNPKIFEGAARKLNVSTETVQRGVEGLMYLMTESSKMMISEVDFQDSVLVLGFSEDLNKLLLQLYLDNRREVRQILSELAPDLPHYHNLEWRLDVQLASRALRHQMKPLLTLKLHLEQNGGRNASVFQTDPATLLHLIRKLEQALGEMKTNHCRRIVRNIK, encoded by the exons ATGTTGCTGGTTCTATCCGACGAGCACAAGGAGCATCTGGGATTCTTAACGCGTGTGGATGCTGCGG TTGTAGGAGAATTCTGTCGAATTGCTGTGGAATTTTTGAAGAAAGGCTCAAATCCCAAAATATTTGAAGGAGCGGCAA GGAAGCTGAATGTGAGTACTGAAACCGTGCAACGTGGAGTTGAGGGACTGATGTACTTGATGACAGAAAGCTCCAAAATGATG atttctgaagtggATTTCCAGGACTCCGTGCTTGTCTTGGGGTTTTCGGAAGATCTCAATAAGTTGCTGCTTCAGCTTTACCTGGACAATCGGAGAGAGGTTCGGCAGATTCTGAGTGAACTGGCTcctgacctccctcattaccacAACTTAGAGTGGAGACTCGATGTACAG TTAGCCAGTCGTGCCTTGAGGCATCAGATGAAACCCCTCCTGACTCTGAAACTGCACCTTGAACAGAATGGTGGTCGGAACGCTAGTGTGTTTCAGACTGACCCTGCCACCCTGCTGCACCTAATTCGCAAGCTGGAGCAAGCCCTGGGTGAGATGAAGACCAACCACTGCAGGAGGATCGTGCGCAATATAAAGTGA